The Prosthecobacter fusiformis genomic sequence CTGGAGCACCGCCCTGTCCGCACGGTTTTCCGTCCCGGTCATGGTAAACCGTGCGGGCTTGCCAGTTTCACCTGACAGGTCCCGCATCATTTTTGGAAAACCCTCACACATGCTGCTGATGGGCACCATGCAGATATGCCCCACATTCTCTTGCACCCGGCTGCTGAGCACGCGGAGGCTGCGGCTGCCCTGCTGCTGGCGCGTGCGGATCTGCTGCAAATGCTTCCCGGCCTCCCTCACCTGAAAACGCAGGTCGCCTTCGTCAAGCCGGTCCTGATGGCTCAGGCTGCGCAACTGCTCCAGTTCGCGAGCGAGCAGGCTCATCTCCCGCTCCAGGGACTCCTGCCGTGCCGCTTCGGTGAGAAGCTGGCCTGTGGATAAAAGCAAAGCTTCCAGCAGCACCGATTCGATGCGCAGCGTGTCATGCCCGCCCATGGGGGCGGGGCTTGCTTCGGTCTCAACACTATAGGTGGCCAGCTCCCTCTCCATGGCCAGGGCCATCGCATCCTCTGCCGCATCCGCATGGGAACTGATCCTCTCCTTGACCTCAGGCGTAGCGGAGATCTCCCCCTTGGTCAGTTGGGAAAGCGTATGCTCCAGCTGGTGCGCAATGTCTTCGACCTCATTGAGATCACAAACACGGGCGCTGCCCTTCATGCTGTGGGCCATCCGAAAGGCCTCGTCCAGCAGCATGCCGGAGTAGTATGGCCAGGCAGCCAGCATCGCCCGGATGGCCTGCATCTGCTCTTTGAATTCCGTCTGAAACGCGGCCAGCACTCGCTGATGGAGATCAGAGTCTGACATGATTATTGGTTAGGGGCAAGAGTCGGTGGACGAGGGCTGGATGACAGGCGCGGTAAGCCTAAATTATATCTGGTAGCGGCTCACGGCTGTGCGCAGTTCCAGGCTCAGTTCGTTCAGATTCGACAGCGCCTGCTCAAGCTGGGACGTGCCGACCGCAGTTTGTTCTGTTGCCTGGCGGATGTCCCGCATGCCCTGGGTTACTTGGTCAAAGCCGATCTGCTGCTGGCTGGTGGAGCCAATGATCTGCTGGAAAGCATGCACACTCTCCACCGTTGTGCGTGTCATTTGGTGGATGGTCTGCTCAGTGATCTCTGCTTGTTGTTTGCCGGAGTCGGACCTCTTCACCGCCTCTTCGGTCATCATCACGGTGCCATTGATCCCACGCTGAATCTCACCCAGGATAGTCCCCACCTGTACGGTGCTTTCTTTGGCACGCTGTGCTAGGTTGCGCATCTCTCCTGCCACCACGGCGAATCGGCTGCCTTGCTCTCCGGCGGAAGCCGCTTCGATACTCGCATTCAGGGCCAGCAGATTGGACTGCTCGGCGATTTCATTCACCGTGCTCACGATCTCGCCAATAGCCTGCGTGCGTTCGCTCAGCGCCACAATCTTCACCGCCACATCCTCCACCTGCTGGCGGACAGATTCCATTAACCGGCTCGTCGTCTTCACCGCATTGAGACCGGATTCTCCGGCGGCGGAGGTCGCCTCGGCTGAGGCTGCTACTTGCTTGGCCTTCTCCGTGATTTCATTTCCGGACTGGCTGATCTCCTGCATGGTGGCCGAAATTTCCTGCACAGTCGCCGCCTGCTCTTTGGTGCTGGAAGCCTGCTGCTGGGTGGAAGCCAGGATTTCTGCGGCAGCGGAATTGATGTTTCCCGTCACCTTCAAAATCTGACTGCTTAGCTCTCTCAAATTGTCCAACATGTTGTTAAACGCGCTGCCCAGTTTGCCGATCTCGTCTCGTCTTCCCACGGCCATCTTCTCGATGCGGAGATTTCCCGTGGCAATGCTGTCTGCGGAAAAGACCACTCGTTGGAGAGGTGTGGTGATGCTCCGGGCGATGGACCAGCTAAACAAAAAGCTCAGCAATCCGGCTCCAACGGCGACTGCAATCTGCGTCTTAACCAGTTCATCCACCTCACCTTCCATATGCTGGGTAAAGCCCCTGGCGATTTCCATCCCCAGGTCCTGGATTTGCTCTTCATAGCGCAGAAGGCTCGACAGCAACTCTGCATACTCGGGGGCGTCGATGCTGGTGGCCAGCAGTTTGTCGATCTCTTGGATGGACTGGTTGATGAGCTGAGTTTGGTTCTGCAAAAGCTCCCTCAGATAAGCTGAAGGTGCAGGCTTTATTTCGAAGGTTTCGGGGCGGTTCATCCGCACAAGGATCGGACCGCCATATGTCAGTGCCTTTTGACCATCCAGCCAGGCTTTGCGGATGTACTGCAGATTTTCCAGGGTGCTTTTCTTTTGAATCACCAGGAGTGCTGTGGCGAAGTGGCGCTGTTGCAGCATGCGCTGACGCCCCACCTTTTCCACGATTTCAATGTTCCCCTGCTGTTCTTTGGAAGTCGTGACCGCCGAATAAAGAACCACCCCCAGGATGAACAGGAAAAATATCGGGATGAGAGTCAGTTTGGAGCCCACGCTAAAGTCGCTCCAGGAGGAAGGTGATGTCTTGTTCATTTCAGTCAAAGTATTGCAAAAGTGTTATCTTTATTAAAAGGGCCTGCCTGGATCTTTCTCCCAAACGGAAAGCAGAGAATGGATGTCCAGCAGCACTCCCGGAGGCTGGTTCGGGGCATGAAGGAACAGACGCTCATCCTGCCAGGCATTTTCAGGCAGATCGGTGAGTCCTATGATCCCATTGCAGGCGACAGCCACTTTGAGCTGTCCATGCCTTATCAGCACCGCGTGGGAGCAGGCAGTTTCCTCCTGGGGAGTTTCATGGAGGAGGGGCCAGGGATTGATCAGGTTTACCAGTTCAGCCTGCACATTGATGATGCCCAGGAGCAGTTCATGCGCATCAGGTACCGGTGCGGCCTCCTGATTCATCCGGATCACCCCCTTCAGCCAGCGCACCTCAATGCCTGCGGTATGCGGCCCGATCTGGAGCAGAAGAATGGGGCGATGTGAAACCGCTGTTTGCTGGGTGCGGTTTCTTTGGGCCAGTATTTCTGCCCGTTTGATCAAGATCTCCTCCACCTGCTCTGACGGCTGCGTGAATGCCCTTTCCACCCGGAGGCTGCTCTCCAGCAGTTGCTGCTGCGCAGTCTGCCAGTCTATGTTGCGGGTTTCACTCATGATTGATAAGAGGGCGCTTCGGCCGAAAGGCCGGGCATCATGAGCAGAGAGCGGAATTCACGCACGGTCAAGCCCTGCCCCAGCGGCACTGGGGAGTCATCCGGTCGATCTGCCAGCAGCTTTAAAGCATTGCCGAAATGTCGTTTTGGAGAATGCCCCAGCCTCTCCTGCACCAGCCCCATGTAATAATGCGCCAATACCAGATGGCGGGAGA encodes the following:
- a CDS encoding methyl-accepting chemotaxis protein, producing the protein MNKTSPSSWSDFSVGSKLTLIPIFFLFILGVVLYSAVTTSKEQQGNIEIVEKVGRQRMLQQRHFATALLVIQKKSTLENLQYIRKAWLDGQKALTYGGPILVRMNRPETFEIKPAPSAYLRELLQNQTQLINQSIQEIDKLLATSIDAPEYAELLSSLLRYEEQIQDLGMEIARGFTQHMEGEVDELVKTQIAVAVGAGLLSFLFSWSIARSITTPLQRVVFSADSIATGNLRIEKMAVGRRDEIGKLGSAFNNMLDNLRELSSQILKVTGNINSAAAEILASTQQQASSTKEQAATVQEISATMQEISQSGNEITEKAKQVAASAEATSAAGESGLNAVKTTSRLMESVRQQVEDVAVKIVALSERTQAIGEIVSTVNEIAEQSNLLALNASIEAASAGEQGSRFAVVAGEMRNLAQRAKESTVQVGTILGEIQRGINGTVMMTEEAVKRSDSGKQQAEITEQTIHQMTRTTVESVHAFQQIIGSTSQQQIGFDQVTQGMRDIRQATEQTAVGTSQLEQALSNLNELSLELRTAVSRYQI
- a CDS encoding chemotaxis protein CheW — protein: MSETRNIDWQTAQQQLLESSLRVERAFTQPSEQVEEILIKRAEILAQRNRTQQTAVSHRPILLLQIGPHTAGIEVRWLKGVIRMNQEAAPVPDAHELLLGIINVQAELVNLINPWPLLHETPQEETACSHAVLIRHGQLKVAVACNGIIGLTDLPENAWQDERLFLHAPNQPPGVLLDIHSLLSVWEKDPGRPF